A window from Pseudobutyrivibrio ruminis HUN009 encodes these proteins:
- the flgK gene encoding flagellar hook-associated protein FlgK, producing MSSTFFGLTIASSGLNTAQAQINTTANNISNVNTNGYSKQVVNTVAASALRVYQAYGTTGTGVEVESVTQSRDAYYDEKYWNNSTALGFYEKKQYYMNQIQDYYNETNKDSGFTTIYTKMFNAMSSLQGSPGDDTVRKQFISTAKQLTEYFNQLSTKLQDLQNSINDEIKTAVDDINAVSEKVAILTKQINVIEQGGGHANELRDQRALLIDKLSKIVDVSVKETPVTNTNNPDMYTGATYYQVYINGQQLVDTYEYNRLSVVSRQPDEMFNQSDIDGLYEIVWEEDGNKFNATPSSSGGELKAMFEVRDGNNNENLHANVQSATATSITVTNLSITDINEFNMPNKGQISTNNMLFSYQSFDFTTDSKGNVVSITFNLDTEDAITADVAATLTGRSLQVGDDVDYMGIPYYQNQMNLFLRSFCQKFNQIEQSGVDLDGNDMTAFFIAKDDINSIIEHQMREELVDKVLDANGNVVSTTGKTFTNAEETYYLMTAGNVSIIKETDKDARKFATTVKENYTSGVDAADLVVQLQRLQSKQTIFRGGGGDAFLRCIYADVTIDTQECQIFTTNFTNIQSSISQQRMSVSGVDEDEEALDLIKFQNAYNLASKCISVFSEIYDRLILNTGV from the coding sequence ATGTCATCAACATTCTTTGGATTGACAATTGCATCTTCTGGATTAAATACAGCTCAGGCTCAGATTAATACAACTGCAAACAATATCTCTAATGTAAACACTAATGGATATAGTAAGCAGGTTGTAAACACTGTTGCAGCATCAGCGCTTCGAGTTTACCAGGCATATGGCACAACTGGTACAGGTGTTGAGGTTGAGTCCGTAACTCAGAGCCGTGATGCGTACTATGACGAGAAATACTGGAATAATAGTACAGCGTTGGGCTTCTATGAGAAAAAGCAGTATTACATGAATCAGATTCAGGATTACTACAACGAGACAAACAAGGATTCAGGATTTACAACTATTTATACAAAAATGTTTAACGCCATGAGCTCCCTTCAGGGAAGCCCTGGTGATGATACAGTTAGAAAGCAGTTCATTTCTACAGCAAAGCAGCTTACAGAATACTTTAATCAGTTATCAACAAAGCTTCAGGATTTACAGAATTCTATCAACGATGAAATAAAGACAGCAGTGGATGATATAAATGCTGTTTCAGAAAAGGTTGCTATCCTTACAAAGCAGATTAATGTAATCGAGCAGGGCGGTGGACATGCAAATGAACTCCGTGACCAGAGAGCGCTTTTAATTGATAAGCTTTCTAAAATTGTTGATGTTTCAGTTAAAGAAACACCAGTTACAAACACTAATAATCCTGATATGTATACAGGTGCAACCTATTATCAGGTATACATCAACGGTCAGCAGCTTGTAGATACATACGAATACAACAGACTTAGTGTAGTATCCAGACAACCAGACGAGATGTTCAATCAGTCAGATATTGATGGATTATATGAAATCGTTTGGGAAGAAGATGGAAATAAATTCAATGCCACACCTAGTTCAAGCGGCGGCGAGTTAAAGGCAATGTTTGAGGTTCGTGATGGAAATAATAATGAAAACTTGCATGCAAACGTTCAGTCTGCAACTGCAACCTCTATTACTGTAACAAACCTTAGCATTACAGATATAAATGAATTCAACATGCCAAACAAGGGCCAGATAAGCACAAACAATATGTTGTTTAGCTATCAGAGCTTTGATTTTACTACAGATTCTAAAGGCAATGTAGTTTCAATTACTTTTAATTTAGATACTGAGGATGCTATTACAGCCGATGTAGCCGCTACATTAACAGGTCGTTCACTTCAGGTTGGAGATGATGTGGATTACATGGGTATTCCTTATTATCAAAATCAGATGAATCTGTTCCTTAGAAGTTTCTGTCAGAAATTCAATCAGATTGAGCAGAGCGGTGTTGATTTAGATGGAAATGACATGACAGCATTCTTTATTGCAAAGGATGATATAAATTCTATCATCGAACATCAGATGAGAGAAGAGTTGGTGGACAAAGTATTAGACGCAAATGGAAATGTTGTATCTACTACTGGCAAAACATTTACAAATGCTGAAGAGACATATTATCTGATGACAGCGGGTAATGTATCTATCATTAAGGAAACAGATAAGGATGCAAGAAAATTTGCAACCACAGTTAAGGAGAATTACACATCAGGTGTTGATGCAGCTGATCTTGTTGTACAGCTTCAGAGGCTTCAAAGTAAGCAGACAATTTTCAGAGGAGGCGGTGGTGATGCCTTTCTTCGATGTATTTATGCAGACGTAACTATCGATACGCAGGAGTGCCAGATTTTTACAACAAACTTTACAAACATCCAGTCATCAATTTCTCAGCAGAGAATGTCAGTTTCTGGTGTTGATGAAGATGAAGAGGCTTTGGACTTAATCAAGTTCCAAAACG
- the flgK gene encoding flagellar hook-associated protein FlgK, whose protein sequence is MANSFGSLYVGASGLQSASHGLNTTANNLSNVNTEGYVREQVVYEDRDYRKIGNASVSKQYAGLGVQVGTIVHARDIFLDKAYRSENGRYSFYSASSEAVQEVQTQLQETQGEAFRQAIADFEEAFEEFAKDPSDTVYQNLVLQKASLFLSRAQAVEDGFEDYQTIINSKITEDLNTINDIGKKIVDLNKRIQAIEAAGVEKAMDLRDTRDLLLDKLSGLTKMSYREDYNGIVHVDIEGVEFIDENNFYEVGILRDKKTGFVTPYWPQLSDIVSKEDESLNTYYPIFNLGNISAERDTDKGEIKALLLARGDSWSNYLGYCDSEGNQISSADYEDGISNSIMMNSEAELDTLIHRLVTEINDLYSPLTSMSAALGNVSNVSYSYVDENGNQVDVNPTADEWKKVRVLDEANCSVGSDGELPPRELFVRNGCSRYTVATVTYTDENNVAQTKQVYLYNEEDLTDTAKCYTLKSLTVNEDLIKQESYIPNKVYKDQTQVDMKLGQNLSAIWNRTDFNLNPSDTTPCGYNGFYVKWIGEIANTGSVYSTTEKSLEGTKEEIEFSRQGVIGVSSDEELTIMIKYQSAYNAASRYINVVNEMIEHLLTSL, encoded by the coding sequence ATGGCTAATAGTTTTGGAAGCTTATATGTTGGGGCATCAGGCCTACAGTCAGCATCACATGGATTAAATACAACTGCAAACAACCTTTCAAACGTAAATACTGAAGGGTATGTACGTGAGCAGGTTGTTTACGAAGACAGAGATTATAGAAAAATAGGAAACGCATCGGTCAGCAAACAGTACGCTGGCCTTGGTGTGCAGGTAGGAACAATCGTCCACGCTCGCGATATCTTTTTAGATAAAGCATATCGCTCAGAGAATGGACGATATTCTTTTTATAGCGCTAGTTCAGAAGCAGTGCAGGAAGTTCAGACTCAGCTTCAGGAGACTCAGGGCGAAGCTTTTAGACAAGCAATTGCCGATTTTGAAGAGGCATTTGAAGAGTTCGCCAAGGATCCTTCTGATACAGTTTATCAGAATCTTGTATTGCAGAAGGCTAGTCTTTTTTTGTCTAGAGCTCAGGCTGTAGAGGATGGATTTGAAGATTATCAGACTATTATAAATTCAAAGATTACAGAGGATTTAAATACAATCAATGATATAGGAAAGAAGATAGTCGATTTAAATAAAAGAATACAGGCAATCGAAGCTGCCGGTGTTGAAAAGGCCATGGATCTTCGAGATACCAGAGATTTGCTGTTGGATAAGCTTTCCGGCTTAACAAAAATGAGCTATAGAGAAGATTACAACGGTATAGTTCATGTGGATATTGAGGGCGTGGAGTTTATCGATGAGAACAATTTTTATGAAGTCGGTATTTTAAGGGATAAAAAGACAGGATTTGTCACACCATACTGGCCTCAGCTTTCAGATATTGTAAGTAAGGAAGATGAGTCTCTTAACACATATTATCCTATCTTCAACTTAGGAAATATTAGTGCAGAAAGAGATACAGATAAAGGTGAAATCAAAGCACTTCTTCTTGCAAGAGGAGACAGCTGGAGTAACTACCTTGGCTATTGTGATTCCGAAGGAAATCAAATATCATCCGCTGATTATGAAGATGGAATCTCAAATTCTATCATGATGAATTCAGAAGCAGAGCTTGATACATTGATTCATAGATTGGTTACAGAAATCAATGATTTATATAGCCCACTTACATCAATGTCAGCTGCACTTGGAAACGTTTCAAATGTTTCTTACTCATATGTAGATGAAAATGGCAACCAGGTTGACGTAAACCCTACTGCAGATGAATGGAAAAAAGTAAGAGTTCTAGATGAAGCAAACTGTTCAGTGGGTTCTGATGGAGAACTTCCACCACGTGAGCTTTTTGTTAGAAACGGTTGCTCTAGATATACAGTGGCGACAGTTACATACACTGACGAGAACAATGTAGCTCAGACTAAGCAGGTTTACCTTTACAATGAGGAAGATTTAACCGACACAGCAAAATGCTATACTCTTAAATCTTTGACAGTTAACGAGGATTTAATAAAACAGGAATCATACATTCCAAACAAGGTATATAAGGATCAAACACAGGTAGATATGAAACTTGGTCAGAACCTTAGTGCTATTTGGAATAGGACAGATTTTAACTTAAATCCTAGCGATACAACACCATGTGGATACAACGGATTCTATGTGAAATGGATTGGTGAAATCGCAAATACAGGTAGCGTATACTCTACTACCGAAAAATCATTGGAAGGTACAAAAGAAGAAATCGAATTTAGCCGACAGGGTGTTATCGGCGTATCTTCAGATGAAGAACTAACAATAATGATTAAATATCAGTCAGCTTACAATGCAGCTAGCCGATATATAAACGTAGTAAATGAAATGATAGAACATCTGCTTACATCTTTGTAA
- a CDS encoding flagellar protein FlgN encodes MASLLDELILTMDGERSKYEKLINLNGEKKDSIIHKKLDVLEAITIQEQAIADSLLKLEDKRAHLLRSIASVMGHDGEQVTVSWMINNLANQPVEQERLTVARDQLVKVADEVQVLNFQTQNLLKQAIEMVEFDITLIKSVKQAPQTANYGKDATTTGEILGNIRFDAKQ; translated from the coding sequence GTGGCTAGTTTACTGGATGAATTGATCCTAACTATGGATGGTGAAAGGTCGAAATATGAAAAGTTAATTAATCTTAATGGAGAAAAGAAGGATTCTATTATCCATAAGAAGCTTGACGTACTTGAAGCTATTACCATTCAGGAGCAGGCCATTGCAGACTCCCTGCTTAAACTGGAGGATAAACGCGCCCATTTATTGAGGAGTATTGCTTCGGTAATGGGGCATGATGGTGAGCAGGTTACTGTTTCATGGATGATAAATAATCTGGCTAACCAACCTGTAGAGCAGGAAAGACTTACTGTAGCACGAGATCAATTGGTGAAGGTTGCTGATGAAGTTCAGGTGCTGAATTTTCAGACTCAGAACTTGCTGAAGCAGGCAATTGAAATGGTGGAGTTTGACATTACTCTTATTAAGAGTGTGAAACAGGCACCACAGACAGCAAATTATGGAAAAGATGCTACAACTACAGGCGAAATATTAGGTAATATACGATTTGATGCTAAACAGTAG
- the flgM gene encoding flagellar biosynthesis anti-sigma factor FlgM: protein MRIEAYNQVAQLYQTSNTKNTSQAAKTNSMGRDEVQISSTGRDFNVAKAAVSEASDIREDLVADIKARIKAGTYEVSTEDFADKLMSQFGSIL, encoded by the coding sequence ATGCGTATAGAGGCTTACAACCAGGTAGCTCAGCTCTATCAGACATCAAACACTAAAAACACATCACAGGCTGCAAAAACAAACAGCATGGGTCGCGATGAGGTTCAGATTTCATCTACTGGTCGTGATTTTAATGTTGCAAAGGCAGCAGTATCTGAGGCTTCAGATATCAGAGAAGATCTTGTAGCTGACATTAAGGCTAGAATTAAGGCTGGCACTTATGAAGTTAGCACAGAGGACTTTGCTGATAAGCTTATGTCTCAGTTTGGTTCTATTCTTTAG
- a CDS encoding ABC transporter permease: protein MQSKTSFFNMALFKKNLSRTWIVGLLYFIALLLMIPISFVLTMADFDNSWYVESGYTREIMLYQHMQYVPKAGLALTVAIVVTGITFWFLFNKRDNYMMHAFPVSRKSLFFTGFTTASIVSLVPLVVNSIIMTIVAFVEKAPAIDAIWYWTLIVAVATELFISIAVFSMMTSGQIITSVVFYFIFCYLYTLMEVAFRITASFLMFGMSSALSDLDTTMLTPAFFISANCGVNAVVDTDDYGKLIGFSYELTGAKYLAIYAVAAVVITFIAYMLYKYKKLETVHDFIAVPFLKPVFTVGMSFFISMVAGGFVAEMINAAKTLTYSTKFAIAIVSAIIIGCILFYATQMMIEKTVRVFSAKKFIYCAGYSAAALVVLLCLRLDVFKVENKVPNANDVEWVGFNCDYAMVFTDEDEIGTMIELHKGFLDDKKELRDVNVLYSDVPGNSFTIKYKLKNGKTIVRDYSVVDTESEKVSAQYVAATEPILDFVNSPTIIKEHVIGNTYDDCTITEMSFSGYLYDEGIDDYYSTYVDFDYLTDREKQEKFARVYEAVLKDVDAGEVFTTSFGTDFYNDEDKLYNDFSFTIQNKKTPYFSDTDFFWGYEYSSSYIRYEQSIYVQLTRDCTNTLQALKEEGFYTDDEEILTYGEYNQRMGYDYY from the coding sequence ATGCAGTCAAAGACATCATTTTTTAACATGGCTTTGTTTAAGAAAAATCTTAGTAGGACTTGGATAGTAGGACTGTTATACTTCATCGCCTTATTACTCATGATTCCTATATCATTTGTGCTTACCATGGCTGATTTTGATAATTCATGGTATGTAGAATCAGGATACACACGTGAAATCATGCTATATCAGCATATGCAATATGTACCAAAGGCAGGACTTGCGCTTACTGTTGCTATTGTAGTCACAGGCATTACATTCTGGTTCTTATTTAATAAGCGCGACAACTACATGATGCACGCATTTCCTGTTAGTAGAAAGAGCTTGTTCTTTACAGGATTTACAACAGCATCCATTGTGAGCCTTGTGCCACTTGTAGTAAACAGCATCATCATGACAATCGTTGCCTTTGTTGAAAAGGCACCAGCTATAGATGCTATTTGGTATTGGACATTGATAGTTGCAGTTGCAACAGAGCTGTTTATTTCCATAGCAGTTTTCTCAATGATGACATCAGGCCAGATTATTACAAGCGTAGTATTCTACTTCATCTTCTGTTACTTATATACATTGATGGAGGTTGCATTTAGAATCACAGCATCATTCTTGATGTTTGGTATGTCATCAGCATTGTCTGATTTAGACACAACAATGCTTACTCCAGCTTTCTTCATCAGCGCAAATTGTGGAGTAAACGCAGTTGTCGATACAGATGATTATGGCAAACTTATAGGCTTCTCATATGAATTGACTGGAGCCAAATATCTTGCTATTTACGCAGTAGCAGCAGTAGTGATTACATTCATCGCTTACATGCTTTACAAATACAAGAAGCTTGAAACAGTACACGATTTCATTGCCGTACCATTCCTCAAGCCAGTATTTACTGTTGGAATGTCATTCTTTATTTCAATGGTTGCAGGTGGATTTGTTGCAGAAATGATTAATGCGGCAAAAACACTTACATACAGCACAAAGTTTGCAATCGCTATCGTATCGGCCATTATCATCGGATGCATACTTTTCTACGCGACACAGATGATGATAGAGAAGACTGTACGAGTATTCTCAGCAAAGAAGTTTATATACTGCGCAGGTTATTCTGCAGCAGCTTTGGTAGTTCTTCTTTGTCTTAGACTTGATGTATTCAAGGTTGAGAACAAAGTGCCAAATGCAAACGACGTTGAATGGGTAGGTTTCAACTGTGATTATGCAATGGTATTTACTGATGAAGACGAAATCGGAACAATGATAGAGCTTCACAAGGGATTCCTTGATGACAAAAAGGAGCTTCGTGATGTAAACGTGCTTTACTCAGATGTACCAGGCAACTCATTTACAATCAAATACAAGCTCAAGAATGGTAAGACCATTGTCCGTGACTACTCAGTTGTAGACACAGAATCAGAAAAGGTTAGTGCACAGTATGTTGCAGCTACAGAGCCAATCCTTGATTTTGTAAATTCGCCAACCATAATCAAAGAGCACGTTATAGGCAACACTTACGATGATTGCACAATCACAGAGATGAGCTTTAGCGGCTACCTCTATGATGAAGGCATTGACGATTATTACTCTACATACGTAGATTTTGATTATCTTACAGACCGTGAGAAGCAGGAAAAATTCGCAAGAGTTTACGAAGCAGTATTGAAGGACGTAGATGCCGGCGAAGTATTTACTACAAGCTTTGGTACCGACTTCTACAATGATGAAGACAAACTATACAATGACTTCAGCTTCACAATCCAGAACAAGAAGACTCCATACTTCTCAGACACAGACTTCTTCTGGGGCTACGAATACTCAAGCTCGTATATCAGATATGAGCAAAGCATCTACGTACAGCTCACACGTGACTGCACCAACACATTGCAGGCCCTCAAAGAAGAAGGCTTCTACACCGATGATGAGGAAATCCTCACATACGGCGAGTATAACCAGCGTATGGGTTATGACTACTATTAA
- a CDS encoding ABC transporter ATP-binding protein encodes MIQVNNVTKKFGDFAALDGLNMHVERGAIYGLVGPNGAGKSTIIRHLCGVYKQDAGEITIDGKPVYENTELKKMFTVIPDDIFYFTQANTMDMMKFYKDMYPKFDEVLFKKIMDCFPAINPKKMVRTLSKGMQKQVAFMLSIAARPELMILDEPVDGLDPVMRRQIWSLIMSDVSENGLTVLVSSHNLRELEDVCDHVGIMNNGKILIERSLDELQTSITKIQIAFDGDMPALPPEIEVLKKITNGRVHTLIVKGEPRAAERAIGALNPLLMDVLPLTLEEIFIYELGGENYAVKDIIF; translated from the coding sequence ATGATACAGGTAAATAACGTAACTAAAAAGTTTGGCGATTTTGCAGCCCTCGACGGATTAAATATGCACGTTGAGCGCGGCGCTATCTATGGCCTAGTGGGACCAAACGGCGCTGGTAAATCCACAATCATTCGCCATCTTTGCGGTGTATATAAACAGGATGCTGGTGAAATCACAATCGATGGCAAGCCAGTATATGAAAACACTGAGTTGAAAAAGATGTTCACTGTAATTCCAGATGACATTTTCTATTTCACTCAGGCCAACACCATGGATATGATGAAATTTTATAAGGACATGTATCCAAAGTTTGACGAAGTACTATTCAAGAAAATCATGGATTGCTTCCCAGCTATCAACCCAAAGAAAATGGTTCGTACACTTTCAAAGGGTATGCAAAAGCAGGTTGCATTCATGCTTTCCATTGCAGCACGTCCAGAGCTTATGATTTTGGATGAGCCTGTTGATGGCCTTGATCCTGTAATGAGACGTCAGATTTGGAGCCTTATCATGTCTGATGTTTCCGAGAATGGACTTACAGTCTTGGTCAGCTCACACAACCTTCGAGAGTTGGAGGATGTATGTGACCATGTGGGAATCATGAATAATGGAAAGATTCTCATCGAGCGTTCACTTGATGAGTTGCAGACATCTATCACAAAGATTCAAATCGCATTTGACGGTGATATGCCTGCCCTCCCACCAGAAATAGAAGTGCTTAAGAAGATTACAAATGGACGAGTACACACACTTATTGTTAAGGGCGAGCCTAGAGCAGCAGAGCGAGCAATCGGTGCACTCAATCCACTTTTGATGGATGTACTTCCACTTACATTGGAAGAAATCTTTATTTATGAGTTGGGAGGTGAGAACTATGCAGTCAAAGACATCATTTTTTAA
- a CDS encoding GntR family transcriptional regulator, whose translation MIQLNYRDSKPIYEQIKDGLRRLVVSGAVKQDEKLPSVRELATNLSINPNTIQKAYRELEQEGYIYTIAGKGSFAAQRADVASGRNEELMKEFDEIVKELLYLCEDKDILIKRIEELAKGGTEHDTGK comes from the coding sequence ATGATTCAGTTAAACTACCGAGATTCGAAGCCTATATATGAGCAGATAAAGGATGGGCTTCGGCGCCTTGTAGTATCTGGTGCGGTAAAGCAGGATGAAAAGTTGCCTAGTGTAAGGGAGCTAGCCACCAACCTGTCAATAAATCCAAATACTATTCAGAAGGCGTATCGAGAGCTAGAGCAAGAAGGTTACATCTACACGATTGCGGGCAAGGGAAGCTTCGCTGCACAGCGAGCTGACGTTGCATCAGGGAGGAATGAAGAATTGATGAAAGAATTCGATGAGATTGTAAAAGAACTTCTGTATCTGTGCGAGGATAAGGACATTCTTATCAAACGTATTGAAGAGCTTGCGAAGGGAGGGACTGAACATGATACAGGTAAATAA
- a CDS encoding DUF4163 domain-containing protein, with protein MKKSFICLMLAISMAFAITGCKKDEAKPEVSIQEKQTEAKTETTTEENKQLDDEYYFESDYDTDIFYTVDADGNKMNTYDRSVIKKILKDNGCDEDATIEAIHDGKLYLRQYATDDNGNSTYEFIALDLSTEKADVFFEMESSYWSNYSDFYDGKLYIAGINNDAEKFKEFCFVPSDDGTMTEDKDSETEIDGYSVDTNDNGRGDCIAREIDMFGYVELSSYDYENKRFATMDAEGNITELDALSNNASYVMAYNDKVIIYDIDDGDDYKSTSYVYNIETGKAKQFGDAESVIVIGVTDDKVYYATTIETDQYNVTTKKITEYDAVADTYSEMYESEFAPGASYADNVIFRAGAPYVIKLEGADVKWYRVDGADKLTDIDILSDTIQAYEYGTIIYGTSNFVCPYCGTPLYSCYAEAFVLDGKYSPVADQINAKLKEYMDGQVSYEPESVAEAAETDCEDHKEYPDIYHETDTYDVSGVNIINDRYLIVDFNGYWYGGGAHGMPSMYEYIFDLQTGEELTFADFYKGTEEEFKTLVAEKVRQDYLENSIDGDNGGYFAATDQDAYDTAYEYASINSGNVAFQDDKVLVYFYPYDLGSYADGFKFYEFSYQELFGTATMVR; from the coding sequence ATGAAAAAGAGTTTTATATGCCTGATGCTGGCTATATCAATGGCATTCGCAATCACAGGCTGTAAGAAGGATGAGGCTAAACCAGAGGTTTCCATTCAGGAGAAACAGACAGAGGCCAAAACCGAAACAACAACGGAAGAAAACAAACAGCTTGATGATGAGTATTATTTTGAATCAGATTATGACACTGATATTTTCTATACTGTCGACGCCGATGGAAATAAGATGAACACCTATGACAGAAGCGTTATTAAGAAGATTTTAAAAGACAACGGCTGTGATGAAGATGCAACGATTGAAGCAATCCATGATGGAAAGCTGTACTTAAGACAGTATGCCACTGATGATAATGGAAACAGCACATACGAATTCATTGCGCTAGATTTAAGCACAGAAAAGGCTGATGTGTTCTTTGAAATGGAATCAAGCTATTGGTCTAATTACTCGGATTTTTATGACGGAAAGCTGTACATTGCTGGCATAAACAATGATGCTGAAAAGTTCAAGGAGTTCTGCTTTGTTCCATCTGACGATGGCACGATGACTGAGGATAAGGATTCTGAGACAGAGATTGACGGATATTCAGTGGACACAAATGATAACGGTAGAGGAGACTGCATTGCCAGAGAAATAGATATGTTCGGCTATGTCGAGTTGTCCTCATATGATTATGAAAATAAGCGGTTTGCCACAATGGATGCCGAAGGAAATATCACTGAGCTGGATGCCCTTAGTAACAATGCCTCATATGTGATGGCCTACAATGACAAAGTTATTATTTATGACATCGACGATGGTGACGATTACAAAAGCACGTCATATGTCTACAATATTGAAACTGGCAAAGCAAAGCAGTTTGGGGATGCTGAGTCTGTAATAGTAATTGGCGTGACAGATGACAAGGTATATTACGCTACCACAATCGAAACTGACCAGTACAATGTAACTACAAAAAAGATTACAGAATACGATGCGGTAGCAGATACCTATAGTGAGATGTACGAAAGTGAATTTGCGCCAGGAGCTTCATATGCTGATAATGTAATCTTTAGAGCAGGAGCACCATATGTAATAAAGTTGGAAGGGGCCGATGTAAAATGGTACAGAGTAGATGGAGCTGACAAGCTTACAGATATCGACATTTTAAGTGATACAATTCAAGCATACGAATACGGCACCATAATCTACGGAACAAGCAATTTTGTCTGCCCATATTGCGGCACACCTTTGTATTCGTGCTATGCAGAAGCATTTGTGCTTGATGGCAAGTACTCACCGGTGGCAGACCAGATTAATGCAAAGCTGAAAGAGTATATGGATGGCCAGGTTTCTTATGAGCCGGAGTCAGTTGCGGAAGCAGCAGAAACTGACTGCGAGGACCACAAGGAATATCCAGACATATACCATGAGACAGATACATATGATGTTTCAGGTGTGAATATCATAAATGACAGGTATCTCATTGTGGACTTCAACGGATATTGGTATGGCGGCGGCGCCCACGGCATGCCTAGCATGTACGAGTACATCTTTGATTTGCAGACAGGCGAGGAGCTGACATTTGCTGATTTCTATAAAGGCACTGAGGAAGAGTTTAAGACCTTGGTCGCTGAGAAGGTTCGCCAGGATTACTTGGAAAACAGTATAGACGGCGATAATGGCGGATACTTTGCAGCCACAGACCAGGATGCCTATGACACTGCGTACGAATATGCATCTATTAATTCAGGGAATGTTGCATTCCAGGATGATAAGGTCCTAGTATATTTTTATCCTTATGATTTAGGTTCATACGCAGATGGCTTCAAGTTCTATGAGTTCTCATACCAGGAGTTATTTGGAACAGCAACAATGGTTAGATAA
- a CDS encoding SPFH domain-containing protein gives MGFLIVVLVLVLIAVGFGIRIVPQGYVFVIERLGKYHNTLVPGFHVIIPFIDRVAKRVSLKEQVADFPPQDVITKDNVIMKIDTVVYFKVQDPKLYAYGAERPILALENLTATTLRNLVGELELDQTLTSRDNINSKMRVILDEATDPWGIKVGRVELKNIIPPEEIQRSMEKQMKAERDRRETLLEAEGHKQASITRAEGDKQALVLKAEAERDAAIARATGQAESIRLVYEAEARGIEMLKEANMDERVLLIKKLEALSKLGDGRATKIVVPTDLAGAASDLTFKTEMLGFGNNTPVDKAPASKPVEKKADPCCNDGEKSATTQHFATTHTDFEGQN, from the coding sequence ATGGGATTTTTAATTGTTGTATTAGTCTTAGTTTTGATTGCAGTTGGATTTGGAATCCGCATTGTACCACAGGGATACGTATTTGTCATTGAAAGACTTGGTAAGTATCACAACACATTGGTACCAGGTTTCCATGTAATCATTCCATTCATTGATCGTGTTGCAAAGCGTGTTTCATTAAAGGAACAGGTCGCAGATTTTCCACCACAGGATGTTATCACAAAGGATAACGTTATCATGAAAATCGATACTGTAGTTTACTTCAAGGTACAGGATCCAAAGCTTTACGCTTATGGTGCTGAGCGCCCAATCCTTGCTCTTGAAAATCTTACAGCTACTACTCTCCGTAACTTGGTTGGTGAGTTAGAGCTCGATCAGACACTTACATCTCGTGACAACATCAACTCAAAGATGCGTGTTATACTTGATGAGGCTACTGATCCTTGGGGTATCAAGGTAGGCCGTGTTGAGCTCAAGAACATCATCCCACCAGAAGAGATCCAGCGTTCAATGGAAAAGCAGATGAAAGCTGAGCGTGATCGTCGTGAGACTCTTCTTGAGGCAGAAGGTCACAAGCAGGCTTCAATCACTCGTGCAGAAGGTGATAAGCAGGCCCTCGTTCTTAAGGCAGAGGCCGAAAGAGATGCTGCTATCGCAAGAGCAACAGGTCAGGCTGAGTCAATCCGTCTTGTATACGAGGCAGAGGCTCGCGGTATTGAAATGCTCAAGGAAGCAAACATGGACGAGCGAGTTCTTCTTATCAAGAAGCTTGAGGCTCTTTCAAAGCTTGGCGATGGCCGTGCTACAAAGATTGTAGTTCCTACAGATCTTGCAGGCGCTGCATCAGATCTTACATTCAAGACAGAGATGCTTGGTTTTGGCAACAACACTCCAGTAGACAAGGCTCCAGCATCAAAGCCAGTTGAAAAGAAAGCTGATCCTTGCTGCAATGATGGTGAGAAGAGTGCAACAACACAGCACTTCGCCACAACACATACAGATTTTGAAGGTCAGAACTAA